A portion of the Punica granatum isolate Tunisia-2019 chromosome 7, ASM765513v2, whole genome shotgun sequence genome contains these proteins:
- the LOC116215087 gene encoding probable pectinesterase 55 has product MGSFNKLIVKLLALWEVYACIFMKVNSVEGLVEVADDPQVTGFNVRPYQTIFVDPSQHGNFTTIQAAIDSVPRDNTKWVCIYIKKGIYREKVNIPSDKPYIILKGQSRRTTEIVWDDHENLAQSPTFTSMADNIVVKSISFRNSYNNPVNEKHPRVPAAAARISGDKSFFYRCGFYGLQDTLWDDEGRHYYKSCTIQGAVDFIFGAGQSLYEKCSISVLGGALGPGIDGIITAQGRTNLNDVNGFVFKDCKVAGTGSAVLGRPWRAYARVLFYNSNFTRVVSPKGWDAGNFRGHEDRLTFSEYNCHGEGAAPSDRVSWVKKLSWLTAEQLASTTYIDSDAWLNDQPN; this is encoded by the exons ATGGGCTCTTTTAATAAACTGATCGTTAAACTGCTCGCTCTGTGGGAAGTTTATGCGTGCATCttcatgaaagtgaactcTGTGGAGGGGCTCGTTGAGGTTGCCGATGATCCTCAGGTAACGGGGTTTAACGTACGGCCCTATCAGACTATTTTCGTCGACCCATCTCAGCATGGCAACTTCACAACCATACAAGCGGCCATCGATTCGGTTCCTCGGGACAACACCAAGTGGGTTTGCATCTATATCAAGAAAGGGATTTACAG AGAGAAGGTGAATATTCCATCTGACAAGCCATACATAATTCTCAAAGGACAGTCGAGGAGAACCACAGAAATTGTGTGGGACGACCATGAAAATCTTGCTCAGAGCCCCACGTTCACCTCTATGGCCGATAACATAGTTGTCAAAAGCATTAGTTTCCGG AACTCGTACAACAACCCAGTGAATGAGAAACACCCAAGGGTTCCAGCAGCCGCAGCCAGGATCAGCGGTGACAAATCTTTCTTCTATAGATGTGGATTCTATGGGCTGCAGGACACATTGTGGGACGATGAGGGTCGACACTATTATAAGAGTTGCACCATTCAAGGAGCTGtcgattttatttttggagcCGGGCAGTCATTGTACGAA AAGTGTTCAATATCAGTTCTTGGAGGCGCACTAGGGCCGGGAATCGATGGAATAATCACGGCACAGGGGAGAACAAACCTTAATGATGTGAATGGGTTCGTCTTCAAGGATTGTAAGGTCGCAGGAACAGGCTCTGCGGTACTAGGAAGGCCGTGGAGGGCCTATGCAAGGGTCCTGTTCTATaactccaacttcacccgtgTTGTAAGCCCTAAGGGATGGGACGCCGGCAACTTTCGCGGGCACGA GGACAGATTGACATTCTCAGAGTACAATTGCCACGGGGAAGGAGCAGCCCCTTCTGATCGCGTGAGTTGGGTGAAGAAACTGAGCTGGTTGACGGCCGAACAGTTAGCCAGCACGACTTATATTGATTCTGATGCGTGGCTTAATGACCAACCCAATTag
- the LOC116214074 gene encoding protein arginine methyltransferase NDUFAF7 homolog, mitochondrial, translated as MAPSMAFSRCLTKQQLPLLFRSSKVSPSQSLAPPLHALFSTQIVGEKPILVRDFIHSALYDPRHGYFSQQSGAVGVLERSIKFNQLEGRKAYMKHLDDIYKQSDISWFTPVELFKPWYAHGIAEAIMRTTNLSVPLKIYEIGGGSGTCAKGILDYIKLNAPERVYNSMTYTSVEISPSLAKIQRETVGQVSSHLSRFRVECRDAASGWGGVEQHPCWVIMLEVLDNLPHDLVYAESQVSPWMEVWVEKQHNKETLSELYKPLQDPLIKRCLEIVNLDKEQTSSTAKRLWSKVFPRPRSCWLPTGCLKLLEILHGALPKMSLIISDFSYLPDVKIAGDRAPLVSTKKDGTTSDYGSYLEAKGDADIFFPTDFWLLERMEHFCSGWLKLNQEKSSKQGKKRRTITLDTSSFMEEFGLPSKTRTKDGYNPLLDDFKNTKFYLSVPTHNIK; from the exons ATGGCTCCTTCGATGGCGTTCTCACGCTGTCTCACGAAGCAACAGCTTCCCCTCCTCTTCCGCTCATCTAAAG TGTCCCCGTCTCAATCTCTCGCTCCTCCTCTTCACGCTTTGTTCTCCACTCAAATTGTGGGCGAAAAACCCATTCTT GTTAGAGATTTCATACACTCTGCACTTTATGATCCGAGACATGGGTACTTCTCCCAACAATCGGGTGCTGTCGGCGTGCTGGAGAGGAGCATTAAGTTTAATCAGCTCGAGG GTAGGAAGGCATACATGAAGCATTTGGATGATATATACAAGCAAAGTGATATATCATGGTTTACACCAGTGGAACTATTTAAG CCTTGGTATGCCCATGGTATTGCTGAAGCCATAATGCGGACAACTAATCTATCTGTTCCGTTAAAA ATATATGAAATTGGTGGTGGATCAGGAACTTGTGCAAAGGGCATTTTGGACTACATAAAGTTGAATGCTCCTGAAAGAGTTTACAACAGCATGACTTACAC ATCTGTGGAAATTAGTCCGTCACTAGCCAAAATACAGCGAGAAACTGTTGGACAAGTCAGTAGCCACTTGTCAAGATTTAGAGTAGAATGTCGTGATGCTGCGAGTGGATGGG GGGGAGTGGAGCAACATCCTTGTTGGGTGATAATGCTTGAG GTGCTTGATAATCTTCCACATGATCTGGTCTATGCGGAGAGTCAAGTTTCTCCTTGGATGGAAGTTTGGGTTGAGAAGCAACATAATAA GGAAACACTGTCTGAGTTATACAAGCCATTACAAGATCCACTGATCAAGCGTTGCCTTGAGATTGTTAATTTAGACAAAGAGCAGACATCTTCCACAGCTAAGAGGTTGTGGTCGAAGGTCTTTCCGAGACCTCGAAGTTGTTGGCTTCCAACTGGTTGCTTG AAACTATTAGAGATTTTACACGGGGCTTTACCAAAGATGTCTTTGATCATTTCAGACTTCAGTTACTTGCCCGATGTAAAGATAGCTGGTGATAGAGCTCCACTGGTTTCAACCAAG AAAGATGGGACTACCTCAGACTATGGCAGTTATCTGGAAGCAAAG GGGGATgctgatattttttttcccaccGACTTCTGGCTTTTGGAACGGATGGAACATTTCTGCTCTGGGTGGCTAAAACTCAATCAAGAAAAGTCGTCCAAACAAGGCAAGAAGAGGCGAACAATCACA CTTGACACGTCTTCGTTCATGGAAGAATTCGGGTTACCCTCGAAGACAAGAACGAAGGATGGATACAACCCACTTCTTGATGACTTTAAGAACACAAAGTTCTATCTCAGTGTCCCTACGCATAACATCAAGTAG